One Enterobacter asburiae genomic window, AAAGTGGCGGCAGCCGTGGCCTTAACGCGACGGATCTCGGTGATTTCTGGCGGCCCGGGCACCGGGAAAACGACCACCGTGGCAAAACTGCTTGCCGCGCTGATTCAGCTATCGGGTGAGCAAAAGTGCCGAATTCGCCTGGCGGCCCCCACCGGTAAAGCGGCGGCACGTTTGACGGAATCGTTAGGCGGCGCGCTGCAAAAACTGCCCCTAACCGGGGATCAGCTTGCGCTTTTCCCCAATGAAGCCAGCACGCTGCACCGTTTGCTTGGCGCACAGCCGGGTAGCCAGCGTTTGCGCTATCATGCCGGTAACCCGCTGCACCTTGATGTTCTGGTGGTGGATGAAGCGTCGATGATTGACCTGACGATGATGTCGCGTTTGATCGATGCGCTCCCGCCGCACGCGCGCGTTATTTTCTTGGGCGATCGCGATCAGCTTGCCTCCGTAGAGGCCGGGGCCGTGCTGGGGGATATCTGCACCTATGCCAGCCTGGGATATACCGCTGAACGCGCGCAGGAGCTGGCCCGTCTCACCGGATGTTCGCTCACCTCTGAAAACCATTCTCTTGCAGGGGCGCTGCGCGACAGCCTGTGTCTGCTGCAAAAAAGCTACCGTTTCGGCAGCGACTCCGGCATCGGCCAGCTTGCGGCAGCGGTGAACCGGGGCGACCGGCGCACCACCGCGGCGGTATTTGACGGAACCTTTACGGATATTGAGAAAAAATCGCTGCAAAGCGGGGAAGAGTATCAGGCGATGCTTGATGACGCCCTGCAGGGGTATCAGCACTTTCTGGCGGGCGTACAACAGCAAAGTACGCCGGAGCAGGTCATTGCCGCGTTTGGTGAATACCAGCTGCTCTGTGCGCTGAGGGAAGGCCCGTTTGGTGTCCGGGGTCTGAACGACAGGCTGGAACAGCTGCTGGCGCAAAAACGCAAAATTAACCGTACCCCGCACTCGCGATGGTATGAAGGGCGACCGGTGATGATCTCCCGCAACGACAGCGCGCTGGGGTTGTTTAACGGGGATATCGGGATTGCGCTAGACTGCGGCCAGGGCCTGCGCGTCTGGTTCCAGATGCCGGACGGGAACGTGAAGTCTTTCCAGCCCAGCCGTTTGCCCGAGCATGAAACCGCCTGGGCGATGACGGTGCATAAATCCCAGGGCTCCGAGTTTAACCATGCGGCGCTGATCCTGCCCACGCAGCTTTCACCCGTCATTACCCGCGAGCTGATCTATACCGCCATTACGCGCGCACGTCAGCGCCTGTCTCTGTATGCCGATGAACGGGTGCTGGTGCAGGCGATCGCCACCCGCACGGAACGCCGAAGCGGGCTGAGCGCGATATTTGAGTCACTCTGAACGATAGCCCTCGCCGGACGGTGAGGGCGCCGTATCATCCCAGATCGGCCATCAGCACTTTTGAACGACGCTGATAGTTGTACATCTCTTTCTTCGTTTCCGGCAGAGAATCGATATCCACCGGTGTGAATCCGCGCTCCTGGAACCAGTGAATGCTGCGCGTCGTCAGGACGAACAGCTTGCTTAGCCCCATCTGGCGCGCCTGTACCGCCACGCGCTCAAGCAGCATTTCGCCGCGTGAAGAGCTGCGGTAATCAGGATGCACCGCCACGCAGGCCATTTCACCGATCTTCTCTTCCGGGAACGGATAGAGCGCGGCGCAGGCAATGGTCAGGTTATCGCGCTGAATAATGGTGAATTTGTCGATCTCCATCTCCAGCTGTTCGCGTGAGCGACGCACCAGAATACCCTGCTGTTCCAGCGGGCGGATCAGCTCCAGAATGCCGCCGATGTCGTTGATGGTGGCGCGGCGGATTTGCTCCGCACTCTCCATCACAATCTGTGTACCAATACCGTCGCGGGAGAACAGCTCCTGCAGCAGGGCCCCGTCTTCCTGATAGCTGATCAGATGGCTGCGGCGCACGCCGCTGCGGCAGGCCTTCACGGCGCCACGCAGGAAGCGGACGGTGCCTGAGTGGTAATCGCCTTCGGCTTCCAGCGCCTCCACGCGAGCCTGGGCTTCGTTTGGGAAGAGTTCCGGTACGATTGTTCCTTCATCGTTCACGACGCCCTGGGAGGAGCAGAACCCAATCATTTTTTCCGCCTTCAGCTTGATCGCCAGCTGCGTGGCAATCTCTTCGGACGTCAGGTTAAAGCTTTCGCCCGTTACAGACACAGCAACCGGGCCCATCAGCACGATGGCTCCGCTGTCCAACTGGCGATGAATAGCTTCTTCATCAATACGACGAATGCGGCCGCTGTGGCAGTAATCCACGCCATCGTCCACGCCGAGCGGCTGGGCAATGATAAAGTTG contains:
- the recD gene encoding exodeoxyribonuclease V subunit alpha, giving the protein MTMQALLLDAVEQRLLRHLDVQFAMMVAGEEPAVMLAAAILSKDAGEGHVCLPLSRLAVDEKMPPALQACFALLGDAVDWQAILLGSPAVSGADTGTPMILVGERLYLNRLWRNELTVARFFSETNAPLPCDEAQLRQTLDTLFTSDDATDWQKVAAAVALTRRISVISGGPGTGKTTTVAKLLAALIQLSGEQKCRIRLAAPTGKAAARLTESLGGALQKLPLTGDQLALFPNEASTLHRLLGAQPGSQRLRYHAGNPLHLDVLVVDEASMIDLTMMSRLIDALPPHARVIFLGDRDQLASVEAGAVLGDICTYASLGYTAERAQELARLTGCSLTSENHSLAGALRDSLCLLQKSYRFGSDSGIGQLAAAVNRGDRRTTAAVFDGTFTDIEKKSLQSGEEYQAMLDDALQGYQHFLAGVQQQSTPEQVIAAFGEYQLLCALREGPFGVRGLNDRLEQLLAQKRKINRTPHSRWYEGRPVMISRNDSALGLFNGDIGIALDCGQGLRVWFQMPDGNVKSFQPSRLPEHETAWAMTVHKSQGSEFNHAALILPTQLSPVITRELIYTAITRARQRLSLYADERVLVQAIATRTERRSGLSAIFESL
- the argA gene encoding amino-acid N-acetyltransferase; this translates as MVKERRTELVQGFRHSVPYINAHRGKTFVIMLGGEAIEHENFSSIVNDIGLLHSLGIRLVVVYGARPQIDANLAAHHHEPIYHKHTRVTDAKTLELVKQAAGLLQLDITARLSMSLNNTPLQGAHINVVSGNFIIAQPLGVDDGVDYCHSGRIRRIDEEAIHRQLDSGAIVLMGPVAVSVTGESFNLTSEEIATQLAIKLKAEKMIGFCSSQGVVNDEGTIVPELFPNEAQARVEALEAEGDYHSGTVRFLRGAVKACRSGVRRSHLISYQEDGALLQELFSRDGIGTQIVMESAEQIRRATINDIGGILELIRPLEQQGILVRRSREQLEMEIDKFTIIQRDNLTIACAALYPFPEEKIGEMACVAVHPDYRSSSRGEMLLERVAVQARQMGLSKLFVLTTRSIHWFQERGFTPVDIDSLPETKKEMYNYQRRSKVLMADLG